One region of Sus scrofa isolate TJ Tabasco breed Duroc chromosome 3, Sscrofa11.1, whole genome shotgun sequence genomic DNA includes:
- the FBXO48 gene encoding F-box only protein 48 — translation MKKNSQRNHHSRELSSEDAEKEKKENQNNFVELLPPEVTFKIFSQLDIRSLCRASMTCRSWNQTIRHSDSLWKPHCLTVRAVCQREIDDDLESGYPWRVILLRNYQKSKVKHEWLSGRYSNICSPISLPEKIMYPMDADTWGEILEAELER, via the exons ATGAAGAAAAACTCCCAGAGGAACCACCATTCAAGAGAATTGAGCTCAGAGGAtgctgagaaggaaaagaaagagaatcaaaATAACTTTGTTGAACTGCTGCCTCCagaagttacttttaaaattttcagtcagCTGGACATCCGGAGTTTGTGCAGGGCTTCTATGACCTGCAGGAGCTGGAATCAAACAATAAGACACAGCGACTCCCTGTGGAAACCTCATTGCCTGACTGTGAGAGCTGTGTGCCAAAGAGAGATAGATGATGATCTAGAGAGTGGTTATCCCTGGAGG GTAATACTCCTGAGGAATTACCAGAAGAGTAAAGTGAAACATGAATGGCTAAGTGGCAGATATAGCAACATATGTTCTCCCATTAGCCTACCAGAAAAAATCATGTACCCAATGGATGCGGACACATGGGGAGAAATTCTAGAAGCAGAACTGGAAAGATAA